The region TCGCTCACTTTATTTTTTTCGGAGGTTTTGTGTCTCAGTCTTTGGATCCTAAAAATTTAGCGCTGACAGCTGACACTTCTGAAGAGCTTACTGCTGAGGCTGAGTTGCTTGAGGAGACTTTTGGAGCGGCGGATACACTTGAGGATTTTACGAAGGCTTTGATGGAGAGTCTTACTTCGAAACTTCATGCAAATATTGACGATATTTTTAAGCAGAATAAATAGTGATCACTTCCTAAGGGAAGTTGGCGTCTTGTGCGTTTCCGTTCTTAAATATTGAACGAAGCATTTTACAGCGTGATGGATCGTCTGAGTCGTCACAGCTGGCCGTTTGTAGCTTCATTTTTAAAGCTGTTTGTCGCCCTGCGGAGCCAGGGCGAAGTATTGGTGAAGCGTAGGCTTCGCCTGCAAAGCCAGAAACAGATCTTTCCCCTAAATGACAAACACGACAACTAGTTCCGAACGATTCCCGAATAGAATCGTAGGGGGCTGCTACATCAAGTTCCGAAACCACTGGAAACTTGATTTCGCCCTTTACTGACTCGGTTGATGAAATAACCTGACTAAACTCGACCAATTCACGCCCAATACCTTTGGGGGTTACACTGACAATCAGGTTATTAACGAAAATAAAAATTCTTGGGTTATTCGAATCAACGGAAGGCTGTGCACTGCCGGTGCTTTCGAAAGAATAAACCTTCAATGGCTGTGGAAGATTTTCTATCAGACAGGGAATGCTTAAAGGTTTAGGCAACACATTGATCAGACTTGTCACCTCGTCGATACCTTTTGGGTTTCGATATTGGGCGGGAGCCAAAACGCAATTGTCGCTGGATACAACATCCGACGATCCTGACTCAAGTTCGTCATTCAAAGTGTTAGCAAGCTCAAAACCATCACAATTAACAAATGCGGTCACCAACAACGACGCTAAGATCATCCATTTAATAATTGTTACTGTTTTTTGCAAACCATTCCCCCGGAAGTGATCTTTAGTGTACCAACAGATCAACAGGGGCCGCCAGAGTCGTGTGTCAAATTGGGACGGATTTTCATCCGTCCCATGAATTTTCAGTCTGGGGTGGAGTCATCCCCCCGCGAGTAATTAGTTTTTCTTGTAAGCCTCTGCCGCTTTTTGCATCGACTCTTTAAGATGAAGGCGTTTGATTTTAAGTTCCTTCATCACTTCGTCTGTCAGAAATTCTAAACCCTCTTCGCTTTTTGTGATTTGCGAATCGATTTTGTCGTGGTCATGCATTAGTTTTTGAAAATGAGCATCAGATGTTTTTAGGTGATGAATAGCATCAGCCAGTTCAGGAAATTCGACGGCAAGATTGTGTGATAATAAATTTGTTTTCATAGGTAAAACGCTAACACCGAACTACCGCTTTTGCCAACTAATCAGCCGCAAGTTGGAATTTTTCAAAGCGATTTAACTCGGCCTCAATCAATTGTTTATTAGATTTTGATTTGTGTTTCGCCAACCAACTCCACTGCTGGATTAACAATTGTCGATTTTGCCGATCCGTTTTTAAATCTAAAACAGCAACAGCCTGATCGCCGATGATGACTGGCAAAGTGAAATATCCGTACTTGCGCTTTTCTTTGGGCAAATAAGCCTCGAACCGATGGTCATAGCCAAAGAACATATTGAAGCGCTTACGCTGGATAACCAGCGGATCAAAGGGCGATAAAATATGGGTCAAATGACTTACATCGGGAATTTCGGATTCTAAAAGCTTCCCATCAATCCAGAACTGATGCTTCTGGACGCCTTCAACTTCCACTGGCAGCAAAGCTCCTTTACGAACTTTCACATCAAGGCACTTTAAAATTTCTTTTTTATGTGCTGCCTTTTCCATATAACAAATTGAATCTAGGCTAACGACACCTTGCGATTGTAAAGCACGATTGATGTGGTATTCAGAAACCTCTGAGGGTCTTGCAGCCTTGGGACATTTGCTCCATCCGAAATGGCGATTAGTTAGTTGGTATTTCTTTAACATTCCCACGCGTTCCGAAATGACAAGGTCACCGCCGTTAAAGGCGGCTTGCAGGTGTCGTTTGGATGGTTTTTTACTCGCCCAGGGGTGATTTTTTTCAATCAACTCTTCGTCATTCACATCTCGAATGGAAATAGGTCCTTCTTTTTTAATCTTTGCGACGACCTTCTTGATATCTGATGTTGTGACATCTGAATACCAGCTTGAAGGATTATCCTTACGGCGCTTCATATCGTTCATGAAGTACTTAAAGTCATCGGTGGCGATATATGCCAGCGCATGAGTCCAATATTCAAATACTGTTTTATCTTTAGTTTGCGCCTGATGCAGATAAGACCTTTTGTAATCCGGAATGCGGGAATACAAAATGTGGTGATGCGAACGTTCGATCACGTGAATCGTGTCTATCTGCACGTACCCCAAGTGTTTGATGGCTTTAACAACAGCCCTTTTACCACTTCCAAACGAATGCGTCTGATCCAGGCCTTGAGCCTGCAGCCAAATCGCGCGCACTTGTGCTGGAGTGAGAATTACTTTAGACATTGCTCTTTTAGAAATACCTTATTTATTGTCACAAGACACCTCTATTCTGTATCAACGCCGTGAGCACCGTGTATGTTGATAAATGTGTTCTAAATGTTTTTGGCCTCATGTAAAAATAAATGGTGGGCACTAATAAAGAATCGTGATTCATTCGCGCACTTCACTGGCACAGATGGTGTCTTGATTATTTCAAGCTGCTTCTTGGGTTACTCCTGCTAGTGCCTTCGATAACCTATGCGGATGGGGCGCGGGATTGGCAAAGCATACCGTTCGATACCAACCTGCTTTTTATATATTACACATACTCTAACAATGAAGTCTCCATTGATCCTTCGCTGCCGATTGATGGAGTTTCAGTCAATGCAAACGTACCAATCATTCGTTATGCGCGCAGTTTTGCTATCAATGGAAAAATTGGAGGCATCCAGTTGATCGTCCCTTATGGTTTTGTTGATGCGCGAATCACCGGTACGAACATGACGACATCCGCGCAGGGCTGGGGTGATGTTAACACCATATTGTTCGCTAACTTATTTGGAGCGCCTGCCTTGACTCGAGCACAGTTTGTAAAGTGGACACCGGAGGACTATTTAACAGCAGCGGTCGGCATTACAGCTCCAACCGGCTCTTATCACGAGGACAGCATTCTGAATATTGGTAAAAATAGATGGAGCTTTAAACCACAGCTCTCGTACGGAACTTATCTTTCCCGGCGCACGCTTCTTGCCATCAATGCCAATGTTCAGATATTCACCGACAACGATGGATATAAAAATAGGGAGAGATTGAGCCAAGACCTTCTTTACGGTCTGGAACTCCATCTAAGTCGCGACATCAATAATACCATTTGGGTTGCTGGCGACGGCTTTTATGCTTATGGCGGCGAAACAAAAATCGATGGCGCTCATCAGAATAACTGGCAAAGAACTTTGCGAGTGGGGCTAAGTGCTGGATTAAAAATAGATTCTGCAACAGCGATGAGTGCCTCTGCCACGCGTTCGGTATTACGGGAAGATTACACTCCTTCGACTACTACTTTTTCTATAAACTTAAATCGAGCCTACTAACACTCTTAAATTTCCAGATCGACAACCACGGGTTGGTGATCTGAAACCAAAAATCCCAATTTAGTTCGAGGCATCTGTACTTCGTAGGCACAGGCCGTCGTGTTGACGTCTGTTAAAATATAATCAAAGCGCCACCCACCGATAATAAATGTACTTTCCGAACCTTTAGGTGGGGTCACTGAACTCGAACGTGTGTCGAGCATTCTTGCCTTCAACAATGCTTGGGTCTGCTCACCCGACTTCACATTCAAGTCACCCATCAACACCACTGAGCGATTGCCTGCAATTCGATCGATACTTTGAAGCATCAGCTTGGCACTTTCTTCTCGAGCTATTTTGCTTTTATGGTCAAAGTGAGCATCGAAAACAAATATGTCTTTGCCGGTCCGCTTATCTTGTAAGTGGGCCCATACTGATCGGCGCGCTGTGGAAGTTCCCCAGCTTTCACTATTTGGAACATCTGGTGTTAGAGACAGCCAAATCTCCCCTTGGTCCAGCAGCTGAAATTTACAGGGATTGTAGAACAAAGTAGTGTACTCGGTCTTATAATCCGAGGCTGGCCTTGGACGAAAAATTTTTTGGAGTTTAAGATTCTTGGCGGAAAGGGACTCTAG is a window of Bdellovibrio sp. SKB1291214 DNA encoding:
- a CDS encoding YdcH family protein, giving the protein MKTNLLSHNLAVEFPELADAIHHLKTSDAHFQKLMHDHDKIDSQITKSEEGLEFLTDEVMKELKIKRLHLKESMQKAAEAYKKN
- a CDS encoding winged helix-turn-helix domain-containing protein, encoding MSKVILTPAQVRAIWLQAQGLDQTHSFGSGKRAVVKAIKHLGYVQIDTIHVIERSHHHILYSRIPDYKRSYLHQAQTKDKTVFEYWTHALAYIATDDFKYFMNDMKRRKDNPSSWYSDVTTSDIKKVVAKIKKEGPISIRDVNDEELIEKNHPWASKKPSKRHLQAAFNGGDLVISERVGMLKKYQLTNRHFGWSKCPKAARPSEVSEYHINRALQSQGVVSLDSICYMEKAAHKKEILKCLDVKVRKGALLPVEVEGVQKHQFWIDGKLLESEIPDVSHLTHILSPFDPLVIQRKRFNMFFGYDHRFEAYLPKEKRKYGYFTLPVIIGDQAVAVLDLKTDRQNRQLLIQQWSWLAKHKSKSNKQLIEAELNRFEKFQLAAD
- a CDS encoding transporter; the encoded protein is MPSITYADGARDWQSIPFDTNLLFIYYTYSNNEVSIDPSLPIDGVSVNANVPIIRYARSFAINGKIGGIQLIVPYGFVDARITGTNMTTSAQGWGDVNTILFANLFGAPALTRAQFVKWTPEDYLTAAVGITAPTGSYHEDSILNIGKNRWSFKPQLSYGTYLSRRTLLAINANVQIFTDNDGYKNRERLSQDLLYGLELHLSRDINNTIWVAGDGFYAYGGETKIDGAHQNNWQRTLRVGLSAGLKIDSATAMSASATRSVLREDYTPSTTTFSINLNRAY
- a CDS encoding endonuclease/exonuclease/phosphatase family protein gives rise to the protein MSWIGILAFLMAQSMASDVPVCQTGSLNSVRVATLNLMTTEVSHSKFFGTWESRSTAIAEWSFHQQIDVLATQEGTEAMLESLSAKNLKLQKIFRPRPASDYKTEYTTLFYNPCKFQLLDQGEIWLSLTPDVPNSESWGTSTARRSVWAHLQDKRTGKDIFVFDAHFDHKSKIAREESAKLMLQSIDRIAGNRSVVLMGDLNVKSGEQTQALLKARMLDTRSSSVTPPKGSESTFIIGGWRFDYILTDVNTTACAYEVQMPRTKLGFLVSDHQPVVVDLEI